Below is a window of Ctenopharyngodon idella isolate HZGC_01 chromosome 7, HZGC01, whole genome shotgun sequence DNA.
TGAATGAAATCACCCAGCGCTGAAATGGgagtaaagcccaaagtatagttcattttttatgtgtacacgagggtcagcgtacagtgcacGTGTAATGCGAATTTTGTAATCAGAAGACTACGTGCGTACTGTATGTGCACCGCCAGATTTTTGTAcgcgcaggtcgcacatgcgcatttaattttttactttatccacaaggtggcaatcgTGCATGCGTCGAAAGCCTGTGTACGCGTACGAGttaaatgaagtatactttccaaggctgtgcgttcgactgtgcgTGTAGCATATGcgtaaaaaaaagaagtatacccagggcgtGAACGGTCAGTTGTGAGTGACTACATTTCTATGGTggactctgattggtggagcTCTCTCTTAATTATGGGTAGTGTAGTCCTGCACCAGGAACTGAGCTACTAAACACAGTTGcttgaaaaataaagttaaagggatagttcacccaaaaaatcaaaattatcccatgatttactcacactcaagccatcctaggtgtatatgattaccttctttcagacaaacacagtcggagatatttaaaaaaaaaatatcctgggtctaccaagctttataatggtagtgaattgagggcgagattttgaaacccaaaaaaatacctccatccatcataaaagtaatctttACGGCTCCATGCGTATGGTCGTCTGCCGGAatctagttattatagttaataaagttttaaatatggatatttttcttacaaaacccatcacttagcttcagaaggcctttattaaccccctggagccgtgtgaattacttttatgatggatgaatgcatatttttgggcttcaaaattgcGCCCCATATTCTCTACCATTatagcttggaagagccaggatattttaaaatatatctccgattgtgttcgtctgaaagaagatacacctaggatggcttgagggtgagtaaatcattggataattttcatttttgggagaactatccctttaagtcacatTGCCTTGTGGCTTCTACAGAAGCATAAAGCATAAAGGTTGAAGtggaaaatgaatgtgatttttattaCCAGAACCTAAATGTTATGCTCCATTAAATGACAGCATAAGGCCTGGTCTCTAACTCAGCTTCTGGAGCTCCTGGTCCTGCagaatttagctccaaccagctcctgCCTCGAaatttctagtaatcctgaagaccctGATTatctggatcaggtgtgtttaattagggttggagcaaaactctgcagggtATATTAGTTTGTGACCGCTGGCATAAAGAGCATTGTCACCTTTCATTCCCAGAGGCCGTCACACTGTTTACTTACTGAGTTTGCCTTTATCAGGTTCAGATGCTCTACTTCTTGGTCCAGTGGTTCTGGAGAAGACGTTAAAGGGGGTGAAAGAGTAATGTCCCTGTGCAAAGGCCATTCCTCCACGTCAACCCCAACATTCAAGGTGTCGAGCATCTGCACAGAGTCCATGGAACCTTCCCTGGCTGCAAGACCCCATTCTTTGCCTTCATGGTTTCGCTGACGTAGTCTCTGCAAATTGTGCCCTTGGAGACCCGAGCCTTTCGTGCCAGAGCCAAAGTTCTGTTGGGAAACGGAGTCTAGGGGCTGGAACCTCATTTCAACCCGATAATCATTTTCCCCTTCTTTCTCCTGCAGATGTGAATGGGAAGGGATCCACTGGGGATTGTTTTCAACAGTCCATTCCAGAGTGGAGTTGTTGGCTCCACGGTCTGACAGCTGGTATGCATTTAAGCTAGACTCACCAATCGTATGATTGGTAAAGGACTTTCTTGGCTTGTGGTTGAAGTGGACATGCTCGTGTTGTTTGTGATAGGAGGAAACATGCTCTTGGGGGTTATAATGGTAAGAAACGTGTGGTTTTTCGTGTGCAGAAATAAAGTCCTTTGGTTTGTGATTGGAGGAAGCATGCTGATTGGTCTTGTGATTGGATAAATTATGACCCGTGGACTTGTGATTGGAATATATGTGCACCTGTGGTTTGAACTTGGAAGAGTCGCAATCAACAGAGTTGTGATTGGATGGTTTATGCTCACGTTCTCGTTCCCTGGAAATTGTATGTTCCTTGGATTTTTGATGTTTCCAGGGCTTTTGATCCCACACCTTCTCAGAAGCCATATGCTCAATAGGCTTGTGATTAGAGGAGCCGTTCTCCCATGGGTGATGAGTTGAGGAGTTCTCATGACCATTAATGTGACCGATCTCCTCTTCCAGCAGGGATGGCGTTGTGGAGCGACTGCTCTCCCCTTTGCTTCCTCTTCTGTGAGGATACATCTCAGCAGTCCAGTTGTTGGCCCCAGCTCTCATGTTGTCCATGCCTCTACCTTCCACCAGTACCTGAATCTCTGCCCCTCCTTGTTCGTCCACAGCACTCTGTCGCATGAAACAAGCGTTCCTACTACGATGAGTAGGTGGGCTGCAGGGGGGTGAGGGTGGGCTGCTCAGAACTGGGCTCAGGTCAGGCGTCTGGGCTGGAGGTGTTGTGTCTGGTGTGCAGAGCTCAGGGCTGTCTGTGCCAGTGGAGACCACCTCCAGGTCTTTCTCTTTCCTGTCCTGATGCTTTGGTCTCTGGCACTCCAGTCCTAGTAAACGGAAATATCGAGACATGGTCACATTAAGTAATGCATTCTAAAATACTATCATAATCAACAAAGGTATTTTGGGAAAGTTAGATTGCTCTCAAATGGAATTTTGATGAATacgaacaaataatcaaattataagcaatagcacaaataggtttttcaggtaggtctaacagtagttttcaggtagagaaattgaataaagtaggctaatcaATTgttaaataacactgcatagtcttcactatataaatgaaacatagattaatccttgttaatgttacaaaagttattcagtcaagagcagtgagtttttttaacatttaaaacacagacagaagcaggaatattaggctgctgtcacttaaagaccgaatgcacagatccaatatactgatgcatgtgcgttttctttctcaactgtttacatacATTTAAGACATGaccgactatgtttactaggacACTCTCTGAGACAGGCGTTTTTGACACAATCTGTGTGCATTTTTCCATTCAAGTGCAGGAATACGTGAAAGAGCTCAATTTAGATCTCGTGCACTGTCTGAAATGTGGCTTTCTGGGCGCGGCTTCAGATGTTTAAACTTCCCACACAGTTCGCGAGCAAtgaattgagttccctttcagGCCTTTATGCCCTTGAATTTTTAAATTGGCAAGGATGAAACTTTCGTgaagatgcagcactggcctgtTAACTGGCCCGTTAACCCGTtagcactgaaactgacatttggaccttcaacctgttgaaccccagtgaagtccactatatggagaaaaatcctggaatgttttccttgaaaactttaatttctttttgactgaagaaagaaagacatgaacatcttggatggcatgggggtgagtaaattatcaggaaattttaattctgaagtgaactaatcttttaaatttAGGCCCtgagtataaataaatgtaatatagtaTGAGTTACATTCTTATAGGCCTATGCATTACAGATATAGTGCTCAATGATTCTGTGGCAGTACTGTATGTTACAGAATTATTtcttcttttatatatatttgtttgtttttgttttgtttgtttttttgactgaCCATTCCCATAGTGATGGAAAGAGGGGGAAAGTTCTTTGGCTATAGCCCTGGCCAGACGACACTCCTCCAGGGCTCTCTGTGCGACTCCCTCTCCAGCCTCTGCCTTTCCTCTGGCATGGCTCATCCTGCAAAGAGAGGAAGAAAGTTTGGTTcaatagcattttatttcattttgatgctccaaatcaacatttttaccaATAAGCAAGCTGGGTTTCATTCAGTTGTGTCTTGCTCAAATGGTCAACTCACAAATGTTGCTCTCTCATGTTAGAAACTCTTTATATCTTACCTGGACAATGCAATCTCTGCCTTCTGCTTGGCTATGTCTGCAGCTTTCTCGGCAGCCTCCACAGCACGATCCACCTTTTCACGGATTTTGCTGGTACGGAGTGGTATTAGGTTTTTCCGCTTGCCACTCACCAGAACATTCTGCTTGTATTTTCCCTCTTCCTTGGTTCCATCTGGAAAGGTGGTGCAGCCATAGCCGTGCCGCTTGTTCCCAAACCACTCACCTTCATAGTGAAGCCCATCCGAGCGGTGACTTACACCCCACCCCGATCGCATGTCATTCCTCCATTCGCCAGCATATGTTTCGGTGACAGTGGCGTCCACGCTGCCCCCTGCCTCCGCTTCACCTAAGCTGACGTTGGAGTTGATGTCTGAGGCAGCTGAGCTGACTGTGCTCATACCTGCCTCGCTGCAGAAGGAACTCTGCTTGCTTAACTGGCTGGCCAGAGAGCTCTTGGACTCAGACCTTCGCAACTTTAAACCGCTCAATATGGACTGTCGGAAGCGGCCTTTCCTCTTCCTGTGCCTGTCTGCTTCACTGTGAGCACAAAGTACAAAGCCACTACGCCCCACCGGACTGCCAGATACCCCACTGACACCAGAGCCATCTTCTGGAGTGGGGGCCCCTTCGCTGTGATCGGATCGTAGGGAGTTTATGGAGGTGCACATAGGGGAGAAGATGATGGCTGCCATGCCATAAGGCACACTCTGTCGCACCCCATAGCCATGACGCATACCACTCAACCACTGGCCCTGGTATGTGCCTGGGAAAGGAACAGAAATGGAGCAAAGTTCATTATTCATATCACTTGTACAATGGGGGTTTCATCCTAAAACACGACAGTAAATGACAGTTTTTTTCTAAACACTTATTTGCACTGCAAAATCTTCCTTATTCATGAGGTCATTGTGTGCAATGGCAAAAAGCTAATTTGAGGTAatttgatttaacatgtttaacCCTCTATAGCCGCATTTCCAtcacaggaactttccccaggaactagggactttggggtggtactcggtgtgtttcgaccgcagggaCCAGGGTCTTAATAATGTtctgggtaaaaatttccccctcagaaagtccctgctcacgaggtagtactttAGGAACTTTCGGGGGTTGGACTtgggttgactccacgcagcattttatttcaaccaccagtCTTGCGATGCGTGCAGTAAGAGCTGTTTggtattcgaatcaacaatggagtttaaaaaaacgACAGATGGACCGACGACGAGGTtgaggctttattaagcttatatgcggaggacgaaatccagcagGAACTGGAAAGTTGTGCGCAATCCTATATCTCCGGACTTAATCTTCAATGGAATCTGCaatggaaacgcagacagcaacaggtctggagGAAAAGGTTTCTGGGACAGGTTGTTccaggtaatttcggtggaaaagAGGCTTATGGGACTAATTATGAAATCACAGCTATAAAAAAtcaatgactttattttttacatatatttaaggctaaataatatttctcaaaatattttttttttttttacatctgaCCTTTAACCtgttttttcattaattataaCTGACTTTGTCCTATTGGggtaaattatttttggcatattgtctgaaacttcacacacattGAAATGCATTTTCACTATCCGAAAAGGTCTTAGCGTTAGTcttaacatttcatttaatcTTTAGGCCTACTATATTTCATTTGgatgtgaaaatgtcaaaaacttgACACAAAATTCAGACTGCCTGGAAAACAGTGAAACCATGTCTTAgtgtttcaaaaaacataaaaaaaataaaaaaaatgaaaaaaactttaacattgTTTCGTTCTTGGAATTCGAAATCAACATTCTAAAAAATCTTGTGATATTTTTCTACCcaagtcctgggttgagccttcattttttgggggggttatTTTTCCAGTTTTTGGGTAGTTTTTCTGTTACCCAAATCCTAAAAGTAGCAGCGAGACGCTTCTCaaatcctgggtcagacgtaataacccagAGGTTGATTTATTTATCGCGAGCTTTTTACaacctcttcaggagagagcagtgctgctccgtcaaattggtgcatgtcttcggtaaaatacagtttgtgtacgatttattttttcaaaaaattctttattgttctgtatatcgtTTAAATTTATGCAAAGATACATACAGCGGCGTTTCACCGAAACAAGTGTCGCGTCG
It encodes the following:
- the jph3a gene encoding junctophilin-3 — encoded protein: MSTGGRFDFDDGGSYCGGWEQGKAHGRGVCTGPQGQGEYAGAWSHGFEVLGVYTWPSGNSYRGTWAQGKRHGIGVESKGRWEYKGEWTQGFKGRYGKLESISSGSRYEGTWSNGLQDGYGSETYSDGGTYQGQWLSGMRHGYGVRQSVPYGMAAIIFSPMCTSINSLRSDHSEGAPTPEDGSGVSGVSGSPVGRSGFVLCAHSEADRHRKRKGRFRQSILSGLKLRRSESKSSLASQLSKQSSFCSEAGMSTVSSAASDINSNVSLGEAEAGGSVDATVTETYAGEWRNDMRSGWGVSHRSDGLHYEGEWFGNKRHGYGCTTFPDGTKEEGKYKQNVLVSGKRKNLIPLRTSKIREKVDRAVEAAEKAADIAKQKAEIALSRMSHARGKAEAGEGVAQRALEECRLARAIAKELSPSFHHYGNGLECQRPKHQDRKEKDLEVVSTGTDSPELCTPDTTPPAQTPDLSPVLSSPPSPPCSPPTHRSRNACFMRQSAVDEQGGAEIQVLVEGRGMDNMRAGANNWTAEMYPHRRGSKGESSRSTTPSLLEEEIGHINGHENSSTHHPWENGSSNHKPIEHMASEKVWDQKPWKHQKSKEHTISREREREHKPSNHNSVDCDSSKFKPQVHIYSNHKSTGHNLSNHKTNQHASSNHKPKDFISAHEKPHVSYHYNPQEHVSSYHKQHEHVHFNHKPRKSFTNHTIGESSLNAYQLSDRGANNSTLEWTVENNPQWIPSHSHLQEKEGENDYRVEMRFQPLDSVSQQNFGSGTKGSGLQGHNLQRLRQRNHEGKEWGLAAREGSMDSVQMLDTLNVGVDVEEWPLHRDITLSPPLTSSPEPLDQEVEHLNLIKANSGSSSILVVLVILLNIGVAILFIHFFI